The following are encoded in a window of Mycobacterium vicinigordonae genomic DNA:
- the recC gene encoding exodeoxyribonuclease V subunit gamma, translating into MGLHLHRAERTDLLADGLGALLAEPLPDPFAEELVLVPARGVERWLSQRLSHRLGCKADRSDGVCAGVSFRSPASLIAEITGTVDDDPWSPEAMTWPLLEVIDCSLDEPWCATLAKHLGHLEIGDEAELRRGRRYSVARRLAGLFASYARQRPGLLVDWLAGTVGDLDEDLAWQPELWRALVARVSADPPHIRHEKTLGRLRAGLTVLPARLSLFGHTRLACTDVELLEAVATRHELHLWLPHPSDAMWRVLAGSHGVLPRREDTSHREVGHPLLATLGRDLRELQHSLPARPATDEALAGPPRPATLLGWLQSDLAANSLRPRGRTLAADDRSIQVHSCHGPARQIDVLREVLLGLLADDPTLEPRDILVMCPDIETYAPLIVADFGLGDVVQGVHPAHRLRVRLADRALLQTNPLLGVASQLLELANGRVRASEVLNFAQSAPVRARFGFGDDDLEAITRWVRQANIRWGFDREHRAPFGVDFVHNTWRFGIDRVLAGVAMSEASHSWIDSTLPLDDVGSNRVELVGQFAEFVDRLQRVVDSLTGTRTLRAWLTALTDGIALLTKIDDADAWQTSQLQREFGDVLGTAGSRSKTPLRLPDIRALLHRHLAGRPTRANFRTGTLTVCTMVPMRSVPHRVICLVGLDDGVFPRLGVVDGDDVLARRPMTGERDIRSEDRQLLLDAVGAATSHLVITYTGANEYSGQRRPPAVPLAELLDTLDKTTEHQVRSRIVIEHPLQPFDIRNVERGRLVPDEPFSFDPTVLRAARAASGIRAEQPKFICGPLPPPPLDDVGLADLITFFKDPVKGFFRALEYTLPWDVDGVADAMPVEIDALEAWTVGDRMLNDILAGMAPDEARHAEWRRGTLPPGRLGWRKVTEIRDQAALLADAALQYRHAEAAVYDVDIDLGGRRLTGTVPQVFGDRLVSVTYSKLDGKHLLQSWIPLLALLTEFPGRDWSAICIGRPKRGSTPREEGLGQPQQSPVELLRDLVSIYDAGRREPVPLPVKTSYAWAVARYSGEDPLTNARYRWKSERYPGEDDEPAHVRAWGRHAPLSDLMQPLRPGEEHEGEDNRLGAYAARLWLPMLRAELRAERRSR; encoded by the coding sequence CGCCCTGCTGGCCGAGCCGCTGCCGGATCCGTTTGCCGAGGAGCTGGTTCTGGTGCCGGCCCGGGGGGTCGAGCGCTGGCTGAGTCAGCGGCTGTCCCACCGGCTGGGGTGCAAGGCGGATCGTAGCGACGGCGTCTGCGCAGGCGTTTCGTTCCGTAGCCCGGCGTCGCTGATCGCCGAGATTACCGGCACCGTCGACGACGATCCGTGGTCGCCCGAGGCGATGACGTGGCCCCTGCTGGAGGTGATCGACTGCTCGCTGGACGAGCCGTGGTGCGCCACGCTGGCAAAACATCTGGGGCACTTAGAAATTGGAGACGAGGCCGAGCTACGGCGGGGACGGCGGTACTCGGTGGCTCGGCGGCTGGCTGGATTGTTCGCCTCCTACGCTCGGCAGCGTCCCGGCTTACTGGTCGATTGGCTGGCCGGCACCGTCGGCGACCTTGATGAGGATCTCGCTTGGCAGCCCGAATTATGGCGGGCACTGGTGGCCCGGGTGTCTGCCGATCCGCCGCATATCCGGCACGAAAAGACGCTCGGGCGACTGCGCGCAGGCTTAACGGTGCTACCGGCCAGGTTGTCTCTGTTCGGTCATACCCGGCTGGCCTGCACCGACGTGGAGTTGCTTGAGGCAGTCGCCACCCGCCACGAGCTGCACCTGTGGCTGCCGCATCCCAGCGATGCAATGTGGCGGGTGCTGGCCGGCAGTCACGGCGTGCTGCCTCGTCGGGAGGACACCAGCCACCGCGAGGTCGGCCATCCACTGTTGGCCACGCTGGGCCGGGATCTGCGCGAGTTGCAGCACAGCCTGCCCGCTCGTCCCGCGACCGATGAGGCGCTCGCCGGCCCCCCACGCCCTGCCACCTTACTCGGCTGGCTGCAGTCCGACCTGGCTGCTAACTCGCTGCGGCCGCGGGGCCGCACGTTGGCGGCCGACGACCGCTCGATCCAGGTGCACAGCTGTCATGGTCCGGCCCGGCAAATCGACGTGCTTCGCGAGGTGCTGCTCGGCCTGCTTGCCGACGACCCCACGCTGGAGCCCCGCGACATCCTGGTGATGTGCCCAGATATCGAGACCTACGCGCCGTTGATCGTGGCGGACTTCGGCCTCGGGGATGTGGTGCAGGGCGTGCATCCGGCTCACCGGCTGCGGGTGCGGCTCGCCGACCGTGCGCTGTTGCAAACTAATCCGCTGCTCGGTGTGGCTTCGCAGTTGCTCGAACTGGCCAACGGCCGGGTGAGGGCGAGCGAGGTGCTCAACTTCGCGCAATCCGCTCCGGTGAGAGCACGTTTCGGGTTCGGTGACGACGATTTGGAGGCCATCACCCGGTGGGTGCGCCAGGCGAATATCCGGTGGGGCTTCGATCGGGAACACCGCGCACCATTCGGAGTTGACTTCGTCCACAACACATGGCGATTCGGTATTGACCGTGTGCTGGCGGGAGTCGCGATGTCGGAAGCCTCGCACTCGTGGATCGATTCGACCTTGCCGCTCGACGACGTCGGCAGCAACCGGGTCGAATTGGTCGGTCAGTTCGCCGAATTCGTCGACCGGCTGCAGCGCGTGGTCGACTCGCTGACCGGAACGCGTACGCTGCGGGCTTGGTTGACCGCGCTGACGGACGGCATCGCCTTGCTGACCAAGATCGATGATGCCGATGCCTGGCAGACCAGTCAGCTGCAGCGCGAGTTCGGTGACGTGCTGGGCACCGCGGGGTCCCGGTCAAAGACACCGTTGCGGCTGCCCGATATCCGCGCGCTGTTGCACCGGCACCTGGCCGGGCGTCCCACTCGAGCGAACTTCCGCACCGGCACGCTGACGGTCTGCACCATGGTTCCGATGCGTTCGGTCCCGCACCGGGTGATTTGCCTGGTGGGTCTGGACGACGGCGTCTTTCCGCGCCTAGGTGTCGTCGACGGCGACGATGTGCTGGCTCGCCGCCCAATGACCGGTGAGCGCGACATCCGTTCCGAGGACCGCCAACTGCTCCTCGACGCGGTCGGTGCGGCCACCAGCCATCTGGTCATCACCTATACCGGCGCAAACGAGTACTCGGGTCAGCGCCGACCACCCGCGGTGCCGCTGGCTGAGTTGCTCGACACCTTGGACAAGACAACCGAACACCAGGTCCGTTCCCGAATTGTCATCGAACATCCTTTGCAGCCTTTCGACATTCGTAACGTCGAACGCGGGCGCCTGGTGCCGGACGAGCCGTTCAGCTTCGATCCGACCGTGCTGCGTGCGGCCCGGGCGGCCAGCGGAATTCGCGCCGAGCAACCGAAGTTCATCTGTGGGCCGCTGCCGCCTCCGCCGCTCGACGATGTTGGCCTGGCCGATCTGATCACCTTTTTCAAAGATCCCGTGAAGGGTTTCTTTCGGGCGCTCGAGTACACGTTGCCGTGGGACGTGGACGGCGTCGCGGATGCCATGCCGGTGGAGATCGACGCGTTGGAGGCGTGGACCGTCGGCGATCGGATGCTCAACGACATCTTGGCCGGCATGGCTCCAGACGAGGCCCGCCATGCGGAGTGGCGGCGCGGCACGCTGCCGCCCGGACGACTCGGCTGGCGCAAGGTGACCGAGATCCGTGACCAGGCTGCCCTGCTCGCGGATGCGGCACTGCAATACCGGCACGCCGAAGCGGCTGTCTACGACGTGGACATCGACCTCGGTGGCAGGCGGTTGACCGGCACCGTGCCACAGGTTTTCGGAGACCGACTGGTGTCGGTGACGTACTCCAAGCTCGACGGCAAGCATCTGCTGCAATCGTGGATTCCGTTGTTGGCGTTGCTTACCGAGTTCCCTGGGCGCGACTGGTCCGCCATTTGCATAGGGCGGCCGAAGCGGGGATCCACCCCGCGCGAGGAAGGGCTGGGGCAACCACAGCAGTCCCCCGTCGAATTGCTGCGCGACCTCGTATCCATCTACGATGCCGGACGCCGGGAGCCAGTTCCCTTGCCCGTCAAGACGTCCTACGCGTGGGCGGTGGCCCGCTACTCCGGCGAGGACCCGCTGACCAATGCCAGATACCGGTGGAAATCCGAGCGTTACCCCGGCGAGGACGACGAGCCTGCTCACGTGCGCGCCTGGGGCAGGCACGCACCGCTGAGCGACCTGATGCAGCCGTTGCGGCCCGGCGAGGAGCACGAGGGAGAGGACAATCGCTTGGGCGCCTATGCCGCTCGCCTCTGGCTGCCGATGCTGCGGGCCGAGCTGCGCGCCGAGCGGAGGTCTCGCTGA